In the genome of Primulina tabacum isolate GXHZ01 chromosome 13, ASM2559414v2, whole genome shotgun sequence, the window ACCATTTGTTGGGATCGGATTAAAATTTCGTGGAGAGAGAATAAACTTTTTTAAAAGTTTCTAAACTTTGAACCATTCTTAACAGTTTTTAGGttgttaagaaatatttttaaacggcTAGTTTTGCTGGATCACCAAGAATGAGCAAATGTGGAAACAGTTTGGGCTTGAGTAGTGATAAACTATATAAAGAAGTTTGGAAGATTAACAAGAAATGACTTGAAAAATGATTCGCAATAACGTAAAGTGCATAATGAaataacacaaatatttttatagatGTTCAGAGATAAAATTCCTACATCACCTTTTTTTTAACTTGTGAAGGTTTCCGGTAAAAGATTTTTGATTTTTACAACATCTTGTGTCACTTCAGCTATAACTTATCGTTGTCTAGGCTGAAAATCTTTGTGATCACTTTAAAAATCTAGATGTTTAAGAACTTTCGGTTCaccaaaaaacaaaataataaccCAACAACCAGTCTTGACAGCTTGAGCTGTTTGTTGTTAGCACAAAATGTTCCCTAGTGATCCAATATAAATTGATAAGAGTGTACTAAGAGAGCGACTTGAGATTGAAAGCTTGACTTTACTCGAACTTCTTATAAAATATGTAGGCTTAAGATGAATTTGTTGAAtcaatagttttttttatttatgttcttatttttgaaatatgaaTATATAGTTTAAACGCTCCAATGATTGGATTCGTTTCTCAACGATCATCTATACTATCACCCGACAGAATGAACATGTCGCTTTCAGTTGCTGAAAATATCAATAAATTCCTAATGTTCCTTGTGCTCTTTCGACTTTAAGCTCTTGATTTTCATAAAGCTGACACACCATGTCCGAAATAGTTAACTTTGTGTTATTCGGGAGTTGGTACGATCATGTATAATCATTCTATATAGGACAGACATTGAACGGCTTGTCTTGAAGTATCTCTTTTTGAAAAAATTCATTTCTGATCGGTGACAATGCGGTTGGACTTTCAACGGTTTGAATGTGTGTATTGCCGGTCATTTTGATAAATAATGACTTGCATCTAGAGTTGAATTTTTATCAGAGCGGCTTGAtcttctgatgcttttatctgAATCACTTGAACTGATTTAGTGGTCCGAAGTCCTGAAAATACAATTGAAAATCGGCTGGATCTGAAACAACTCGATGATGttattttgtaaatcacaaaaaATTAAGGTAATAGAAATATTATGAATAATTTAACTACCATCTAACTAATTCTATTCCAACTATTGTACAAGTCAAAATTAACAAACTACTCTGCCCCCTTTCTTCTACACATTCTTCTTTTCACACCTTTGTTTATAAATTATAGTGAGTAAAGAACAGTAAATGACTTGGATTGAAAACTGGATTGAACCTCCAGATGTTGTCGTTAAGTGCAATGTAAATGCTGTTGTCATTAATAATTCACCGCGATTTGGCTATGGTTGTGTTGTAGGCAATTCCCTTGGTGTAGTGTTAGCTGCAATGCATGGAACATTGCGTGTGCATTAATTCAACTCCACATTGGTAGAAGCGTTATAGTATTCGAGAAGCTCAGCTCTCAGTTGGATGAAAAGCTTTGACTGTCCCAACATTATTTTGGAATTCGATGCTCTTGTGGTCATCGAGGCACTGAACAATACGCAATCAGATTCTTCTAAACTCGGCGTTAGTATTGAAGATTGAAAAAATTTCATAGTAGGGATTTCTCTTCATGTCAGTTCGTTTTTGTCATTAGAACAGCGAATCCGGCTACCCACGTTTTGGCTAGCTAGGGAAGCTGTTTCGAGCCTGGTCAGTTAGAAAATGGTATCTCCTACTTAATTTCTTCTGCAATTATTCCAGACTCATggttatttcaaaaaaataaatactaACTGAATATCTTATTTTGAACAAAGACCCTATAATTTTTAATCGAAGAGTCCTACAATGATAATAGTGAAATCCTCCAAGAAGACCATTTGAGGAAAATCTCGTGAAATAATCCAACAAACTTATACAATATTTCTCGCTGCTGACCTTGTTTGACACATGGATGATCCACACCTCTACCGATTGACCTCTTATGTTTAGTTTGCCACTTTCGTTCAATTAATCCCTACAAATTTGACTCAATCAGACCATAATTTCCTTTAAATAAACATCACCGGCCCTATATGCTTTAATAAGTTGTGCCTCTGTAAAAGTGAATGGGAAATGAAGGAACTGTTGTCCTTTCTTATTGAAGAAGATAAAATCAGTGTGTCACTGTTAtgagctatatatatatatatatatatatatatatatttacgaaaatgataCACTGCTCACCCTTTGGTGAGCGTTCCGTGAGCGACAGCCCATGTGGCTGTACAAGCtggatttttttatttcttttttttgttttttaacttTTTGTGGACATTAATATTCTTGTATCACAGCACAGAAAAAGCATTTCCCAACCGAAACACATCGCGAAGCCTTAATCTTTGTGGCCGATTCACCAACCCTGTTCGGGTTACTCCACCGGAAATCCGAGGCCAACGCCGAACGTGAGAGCGCCACCATTTGTCGACGCCAGAAAAGGGGAACGCCGAACGTGAGAGCGCCACCATCCGAGGCCAACGCCGAACGTGAGAGCGCCGCCAATGGTATTCTGcattttttcgaattttttttttcaaactttaTACAACTACTGTTTTAAAATGAGTTTGTTAGTTTGAAATTGATGTTCGGATGACAACAATTTGAATGTAATTCTGTGATTTGCTATTTCTCTTATGAGTTTGTAAAAGGAGTTTGTTAGTTTGTAAAATCGAGATTTCTCTTATGAGTTTGTAAAATCGAGAATaatattcagttgaactgaaataGATATAAACTACTTATCTTACTCTCAATGGACGAGAGCAGATTTTTGCTTCCAACATCTGCATCTTCAATAGCAGAGCTCGCAGCAGAAGTAAACCGTCCACGCAATAGTGTATTGTTGCCCATTTCTCTCCTATAGTTAGGTCACATATGAACATAAAATGACGATAATGTGCAGGTGAAACTTTAAAGCTTGAATATTGGGATTTGTACTAACCTAACTATTTCATTCATTGAAGCAACATTGCTCTTCTCGAGACTATGCAGGGATTCTTGAGCATTTTTCCACTGTTGGGCACCCAATTTTGCTTGTTCCATACTGTTTAGTTTTTTAGTTGTTCAGAATGAGCAACCCCCAGTGGTGGAGGACCATGAAAAATCCAACTAGTCTTTATTGTCATTGGCTACTTTGATTATTAGATCTCCTGAGAAGTTTAATTTGTGGCAGAGATCTCATGTTATGGAGTCTTTTAATTCTTGGTCAAGAAttgaataatataatttttggtttagtttatttGTATTCACATTCTCCGTTTTTTAAACAATTTGCGTTACAATGTAGGGCAAAACATACGTTGTATTTGTTGGGCGTAAATCTGGCATTTATGACACGTGGGCAGAAGCAAGCTCTAATGTTATCGGGTATAAGGGTGCTGTCCACCAATCATTCAGAACCAGAGAGGAGGCCGAGAAAGCTTACAATGCCGCATCGGTGAAACAATCTACGTCGACGTCCTCCCAAAATACAATAAACGAAAGTTCAAGTGCAGGTTCAAGTTCAAGAGGCGAAGTATCCCAGACTGAAAAATTAGATGAAATATTGAAGTGCTTGGAGGTGAtacaagaaaatttgaaagcaCTAAAATTGAATAAAGATGATTAGATAAATAATTGTAATTTATTGACAGTAGTTGCAACCGTTGTATTGTTTTGGTGAAGATAATATTTGACAGATGATTGTATTGCAATTCAAAAACTTTATTGTGCAGTTTATAATATTTGATGAATGTTAgttgtattgttattcaaaTAGTTAATATGAGTTATTCAATTTAAGTCAAAAATTTTGCATCCTTTATTATTCTGGAAATGGCTTCGTCTCCATGGTTTGAACTAGTTGGTTCTTTTTGTGGTGTATGTATCGATGAATTAAATGTTATGTTAAAAACAATCTCCATTTTGTTGTCTTCCTATTTAGTTTCCAAGCATGTCATTTAGACAATGTAGTAGAAGATtcaaaaagcaaaagctattTGTTTCCAAGCATGTCATTCTGCTTTGTCTACTGTCATCCAAGCAGAAGCTATTTGTTTCCAAGCTATttaaaaagcaaaagctattTGTTTCCAGCATACAAGTTTTATGTGGAAAGCAGCATACAAGCAGCATATCTGTCATGGACTCCTGAAAAAAAAACCTTACATTGTAGATGTCTACTGTATTACATTCAATTGTTTGTATTCTTAAACACCCAAGAAAACAGTAACCAACTTGGAACTGAACTTCTTATGCTTTATTCATTTGCCATTGAGATATTCTCCAGTGAGATGACATTGGCGTCTGCTTGGATCCATTTGTTGACTGTAGAATTTATTTGCAGCAAGGTTACTTCTATCTTCGACACAGATATCAAACCAAACACTGAAAACACAGATATATGAGAACTCAGATTTATGTATATTTATGTATATGAAACAAAGCACTATAAAATGGTTACCCCCATCGCACATATACAACTTGATAAAATAATAACCTTTATCAAATCCAGTTGTTAGAAcctataaaattcaaaacaattattaataaaaaaaatattgatgattAACAACATGTATTTAGAGATTTAAATTACCATCTATCGATCCAAAATCTTCGTCATCTGAGCTTTGTTGTtcgtttttattattaatagttGACCTGAAAAACGTTGAGTATGCCACCATATATTAATTTTGATGATTAACCAAATATatacaaaaatactaaaaatatacATTGGTGATAAACACATACCCGTCTTGCAAATTTGGACAGTTACGCTTGTCATGCTGCACACCTCGGCGTCCACACCCACGACATTTTCTTCCCTGTGTGGTTGCCTTCTCCTTTGATGACTTTAATCTCTTACCACATCCCTTTGTTCTAATTTTTTGAGGATCAACGATACCAATAGCCCTATATGTGGCTCTTCTACATTGACTTCCACCGCTTACTGTTGTAGTCATATTCAAATCTTTCATTTCGTTGCCAATATAATCAAACTGTGCGTTCAAGAAATTTGTTCCCTCAACAGTCAATGATGCAATATCAACTAATGCAGAAGCTTTATAGGATAACCTCAAATGTCTTGACATCAAACATCTTTCTGGAGCTTCAACCACATTTTGCTCATCTGTAGGAAAAAATTCTACATTCTTTGCAGCTTGCGTCCAACGTTTCAGTATATATTTATCAGGCAAATGAAAGACTTGGTTTATACGAAAAAATGCTAACATATGCCTGCATGGAATGCCCTCAAACTGAAATTTCATACAACTGCACAATATATCATCCCCTTGTATGACATGTGTAAGCACTCTTGGtttcgaagaagaagaagcttgAAAATTCATCACCTTGTAAATCCCAAACTCATTTCCCACAGATTCTATTTGCACGTAATAACCATGACTCTGACTCATTTCTTCTAGAAACTCCAACCATTTCTTTTTCGTGTAAACCGTCACCATCTGAGATTCCATTGGCCATTTGGACTGTAGCTTGGGACGCTCATTCATATCGATATGATCTGCAACTAACTCATTGTGTCTTTGGTGCCGAAGTGCCTTATTGAAACGAATGATAAAATCCATCAATGAGTTCTTGCTAGATATATATCTCTTGAAAAAAGCATGTGAACTTTCGGACCGCTGGCTACTTGACATACCCGCAGAAAatacatgattaaaatatgctggTACCCATTTATGTCGCAACTCAAACATCAACGACAGCCAATCATGTTGTTCCAAGTTAGCATTATACATAGCAGCTTCCCAGGAACTCTCAAATTCCTCATCTGTGGAGGAATGTAGAATGTCATTCCTTATGTTTTCGTAGTGATCACGGAAAGTCACTGGGTTTAATTTCTCAGAGAATTTGTTCAGTATATGCCACAAACAATATCGGTGTGTTGTTTGAGGAAAAACTTGTGATATGGCTTTTGTCAGAGCAGGATCTTGGTCAGTGATAATCAAGTTTGGGGCACCTTGACACATGGCTTCTAGGAATTTATTAAGCAACCAAACAAAAGAATCTGTTTTTTCGTCACTCAACAATCCACAACCAAAAAGAATggtatgatgatgatgattaactCCTACAAATGGTGCGAAAATCATCCCATATTTGTTGGTGTTGTATGTAGTATCAAACACAACTACGTCACCAAAAGCAGTGTATGCCCTTCTTGACACATGATCAGTCCAAAAACACCTGGTAAATCTGTTGTCCGAGTCAGTCTCATAATCAAAAAAGAACAATGAATTCTTCGCTTTCTCAGATTCGAAGAAATCGACCAATGTTTCTGCATCAATACCCTTATGCTCATCCCTAACACTTTTCTCGTAGTTTCTGATATCTCTTTCTATGAAACCTACATGTTCAGGCCCTCCAGACTCTATCTCAAATAATCTCATTTGTTGACAAGTTGGCACATTGGCTTCTGCAAATTGTTGACTCAACATTTTTTTTGATGCAGAAATACCACGATGCGAGCGTAACAAATGCACCTTCGACGGAGTCGATAATGGATGATTATGACTTTCAATGAAGGTACTGACAACCCAACCTGGACCTGTTTGTTCCTTGACAACTGAAATCTTGGACAAACATCCGGTTCTAGTCTCACCACGAGCTTTTTCTTTTCTTGGTTGATCATTTTTTGTCTGTTTGCTCCATCGAATATCATCTGTATGCCCTTCTTTAAAGCATACAAATTTCTTCCATATaatttcgttcgttttcttacTTTTCTTGCTATTACTCATTCTCGCGCTAAAACCGGATTCTCGGGCATATTGGTTGTAGAATGAGAATGCATCCTCTAACGAATCAAATCTCATACCAATCTGGGGTTTCTGATCATCACCGACTTGGGGGATGTACGATTGTTCATCTCCACTATATTGATCCATTTCATCTACAGTGGCGCTAGGCAGATGTGGGGTGGTGCTCGAAAATCTTTGCGGGCGGTAAGGTGTTGGCGAGGATTGTCTGGGGATTAACCGAGCACGGTGGATTAGCGATGgtaacaataaaatcatatGAGAAACGACATCaagtataaaatatatttaaaaaaaacatacatCTTCTCCAGATACATAAATAGCTAGATCATCAACACCATTTCCTAGTGCAATTAGTTAAATATGCAAACTTACACTTGACAAACATTAAAGAACCTGTATGCCAAAACACTAAAAGATTTAAATGCACCAGAAATGAATAAATTGTAGGAGCAGAGACAGGGTTGGAACAAATACTACAAGTTAGTGGTAGAATGTGAACTGAGAGAAGGGTTAGAACAAATAATCCGACGGCTTTTACAAATAGCAGGATCACTGCACACAAACATTAAAGAACCTGTATGCCAATATACCGGAAACCTTCAAAATCATAAATTGGAAATTTCTTCGGAATATGAAATTTAGAACTACATCGATTTACCTTCTGATTTCGGAATATTTGCCCGCACGAGATCTCCAAAATTACGCTCAATCTTCTTAACGTAAAGATTTGAGCGTAGGTAGGAGAAGAAATTTGGGCGAAGGTGGGAGAAGAAATTTGGGCGTACGTGGGTTATGTttcattttcttgtttttttttaaattatttaaaaataaataaaaaaatacattcCACCTGGGCGCCAGCACAGCGCCAGCTGTGCAGGCGCCCATGTTACCCTGCACCCAAGGGGTGCATGGTAACATCCCCCTATATATTTATGCTCCCAGTTGTTCTTAGTTCACTAACTGTATAAACGTTTAGTAGATAACAACACACGACTTATGCTATATAACCAACAGCCTCCACATATGTATGCCTCAAGCTTAAAACAAAAATGATTTGATGGCCTCGGGCTTAACAAAAAaagattttataattaaataatattcattttattgaataataaattaaaattcagCTAATAGACAATATTATTgaatatcataaaaaaaaataggcAACTAGAATCACAATTTACTAAATTTTTCTAGTCATGTATATGATTTTAGAgatttattaatttatgtaCTGACGAGATCATACTTTTTTACAATAGTCTttagtttttaaaaattatttatttaacacATTGGTCAAACGAAAATGTCACAGAAAAGTTATAAATTTATCGAATATTAATTTATgaatatttttctatatatcGAAGGAATAGATTCATAAAAAGTAAAATTGAAATACCAAAGGAActgtaaaaataaaattcaaagcTCAATGGATAATTTTGTAACAATGAAAAGGACTATTTCATGCAAATTTTCTTTTAGTTTAAgagaataataatttataaaaattatcaatGCAATTATtggaatatatttttaaatgattttctcATTTGtatgtgttattttatttaaggCCCAAGTGACAGAGAACTTTACCTATTAATGGAACCAAATTGTCCGAGTCAAAATCTAGTgtgttttaatttaattttgttttatcGTCAGAATCTTTGTATCTGACAGAAAATTTGTTCCTATCCGTACTAAATGAAACATTTTCAggatattttgtttttgttgtgaaaaagtaaaaatttatggtaaaaagtaaaaatctcaaactctcaaaatttaccaaactacacactttataatatttttctctctactcaattgtgattctcttcacaaatgagatatctatttataggaaatctttacaaataatccaaaaataaaatacatcattacctacatcatcacacactaattttcaatatttacaactcttattttcaacattcaaatattcaacattcaaatattcaatacacacattttaaatattattttccaatactcccccttgtgatgatgatcatgatatgatgatgtcttcattacgtgtttttgtactgcctcgttaaaaaccttacttggaaaaacccattgggataaaaaccatagtaaaggaaaaagagtgcagtcacgtaaactctccctgatgttgacaggaacaattcttcacaaatttcgtagattgcgcatcccaatattatatatgtgctttctgaatattgacgtaggaagtgcctttgtgaagagatctgatgacttttcacttgattgaatgtgacgaacatcaatacatctattcttctcaagcttcttggtgaatgcgaagaacttaggaggaatatgatTAGTtttgtcgctttttatgtatccttctttcatttgagcaacacatgcagcattatcttcatatagtatcacaggcttctcatcagatgataatccgcatgaaatttggatatgttgggtcattgattttaaccacacacattcacgacttgcttcatgtagtgcaataatctcggcatgatttgatgaagttgttacgagcgtttgtttttgagaacgccaagatattgcagtgcctccacgagtaaatacatatccagtttgggaacgtgccttgtgtggatcagataagtatccagcatcagcataaccaattatacttggattagcatcttttgaatacaaaagtcccaagtctgtcgttcctcatAGATAactgaatatatgtttaattccgttccagtgtctctttgttggatatgtgctaaatcttgccaacagattcacggcaaaagatatatcaggccttgtacaatttgtaaggtacataagggcaccgatggcacttagatatggtacttctggaccaagaatatcttcatcatcttcacatggacggaatggatccttttctatgtttaatgatctaacaaccattgaagtacttaaaggatttgctttatccatattaaaacgtttaaggatcttttctgtataatttgtctggtgaacaaacattccacattctttttgttcaatttgtaaacccagacaatacttggtttttccaagatccttcatttcaaattcttccttcaagtatgacacaacttcttgaatttctttattcgttccaatgatgtttaaatcatcaacatatacagcaataattacgcatccggatgttgttttcttaatgaaaacacaagggcatattgaattatttacatatccctttttcatcaagtgatcacttagtcgattataccacattcgacctgattgctttaacccatataatgatctttgtaatttcacagaataacattccctgggttttgaactttgtgcttcaggcatcttaatccttcagggattttcatatatatattactatcaagtgatccatataagtaagctgtaacaacatccataagacgcatttctaaattttcagataccgccaagctaatcaaataccgaaacgtaattgcatccatcacaggagaatacgtttcttcataatcaattccaggcctttgagaaaaaccttgtgcaacaagtcgagctttatatcttactatttaatttactcatttcgctttcgaataaaaacccatttgtatccaacaggttttacagcttcaggtgtaaggactataggtccaaaaacattacgtttatttagcgaatttaattcaacctggatgacatctttccattttatccaatcctgccgatttttacattcaccaaaagattttggttcatgatcttcgttatcatttatgatgtcgattgccacattataagaaaatatatcatcaatttcatctatatcttttcggttccatatttttccagtattaatataattgatagagatttcatgattctcgtcagtttgtggttctgacagaacattttcatcatcatgtgtttcttcaggaacaccattctctattttgtgatcatcatgtgtttcttcagaaacgtcattctttattttgtgatcatcgtgtttctctatgaattttctttttcgaggatttttatccttggaaccgactggccttccacgcttcaggcgtttaatgacatcatgagtatcttccatttgtttctttagaatttcaattcgagcatgggcatttgcagcatgtatatatgatttagttaccccttttgtgtctgcaaatgcatctggtatttgatttgctattctttgcaagtgtacaatttgttgtacatctttttcacattgttttgttcttggatccagatgtaacaatgatgatacataccatgtaatttcattttcggtatgtttctgttctccccctaacattgggaagatttcctcattaaaatgacaatcagcaaaacgtgctgtgaacacgtcgcctgtctgaggttcaagatatcgaatgattgatggactatcataaccgatataaattccaacctttctttgaggtcccattttctttcgttgcggtggtgcaataggcacatacaccatacatccaaaaattctcagatgagaaatgtctggttctttaccaaatgcaagctgcaatggggagtatttatgatatgcacttggtctgatgcgaattaatgaagcagcgtgtaaaattgcatgtccccatatagaaatagggagctttgttttcataatcattggtctagcaatcatttgcagacgtttaatcaatgattcagccaatccattctgtgtatgtacatgagcaacatgatgctcaacaatgattcccatagacatacaataatcattgaaagtttg includes:
- the LOC142522567 gene encoding protein FAR1-RELATED SEQUENCE 5-like, producing the protein MDQYSGDEQSYIPQVGDDQKPQIGMRFDSLEDAFSFYNQYARESGFSARMSNSKKSKKTNEIIWKKFVCFKEGHTDDIRWSKQTKNDQPRKEKARGETRTGCLSKISVVKEQTGPGWVVSTFIESHNHPLSTPSKVHLLRSHRGISASKKMLSQQFAEANVPTCQQMRLFEIESGGPEHVGFIERDIRNYEKSVRDEHKGIDAETLVDFFESEKAKNSLFFFDYETDSDNRFTRCFWTDHVSRRAYTAFGDVVVFDTTYNTNKYGMIFAPFVGVNHHHHTILFGCGLLSDEKTDSFVWLLNKFLEAMCQGAPNLIITDQDPALTKAISQVFPQTTHRYCLWHILNKFSEKLNPVTFRDHYENIRNDILHSSTDEEFESSWEAAMYNANLEQHDWLSLMFELRHKWVPAYFNHVFSAGMSSSQRSESSHAFFKRYISSKNSLMDFIIRFNKALRHQRHNELVADHIDMNERPKLQSKWPMESQMVTVYTKKKWLEFLEEMSQSHGYYVQIESVGNEFGIYKVMNFQASSSSKPRVLTHVIQGDDILCSCMKFQFEGIPCRHMLAFFRINQVFHLPDKYILKRWTQAAKNVEFFPTDEQNVVEAPERCLMSRHLRLSYKASALVDIASLTVEGTNFLNAQFDYIGNEMKDLNMTTTVSGGSQCRRATYRAIGIVDPQKIRTKGCGKRLKSSKEKATTQGRKCRGCGRRGVQHDKRNCPNLQDGSTINNKNEQQSSDDEDFGSIDGSNNWI